In Amycolatopsis solani, a single window of DNA contains:
- a CDS encoding ABC transporter permease produces the protein MSISTTGVLARARPAGNRPPRKVPRLDLRRWISPVVLVAAWQLASATGALPPDKLSSPWTVVQAGVEVARSGELGEAFAVSLGRVGAGFAIGAVVGVVLGIVAGLSRWGEVLVDPPVQMLRTLPFLGLIPLFILWFGIGEETKIVLVALGVAFPLYLNVHSGIRGADPNLVEASRALGFSRAERLWHVVIPGALPQALVGLRQSLGIAWLALIVGETVNADAGVGYLINNAREFLRTDVVVVGLVLYALLGLVTDALVRLLERKVLRWRTR, from the coding sequence GTGTCGATTTCCACCACGGGCGTGCTCGCGCGCGCCCGGCCGGCCGGCAACCGGCCGCCGCGCAAGGTGCCGCGCCTCGATCTCCGGCGCTGGATCAGCCCGGTGGTGCTCGTGGCCGCCTGGCAGCTCGCGAGCGCCACCGGCGCCCTGCCGCCCGACAAGCTCAGTTCACCGTGGACGGTCGTGCAGGCCGGCGTCGAAGTCGCGCGCAGCGGCGAACTCGGTGAAGCGTTCGCGGTTTCGCTCGGCCGCGTCGGCGCCGGGTTCGCGATCGGCGCCGTCGTCGGCGTCGTGCTCGGCATCGTCGCCGGCCTGTCCCGCTGGGGTGAGGTGCTGGTCGACCCGCCGGTGCAGATGCTGCGCACGCTGCCGTTCCTCGGCCTGATCCCGCTGTTCATCCTGTGGTTCGGCATCGGCGAGGAAACGAAGATCGTGCTGGTCGCGCTCGGCGTGGCCTTCCCGCTCTACCTCAACGTCCACTCGGGAATCCGCGGCGCCGACCCGAACCTCGTCGAGGCTTCCCGCGCGCTCGGGTTCAGCCGCGCGGAACGGCTGTGGCACGTCGTCATCCCCGGTGCGCTGCCGCAGGCGCTCGTCGGGCTGCGGCAGTCGCTCGGCATCGCCTGGCTCGCGCTGATCGTCGGCGAGACGGTCAACGCCGACGCCGGGGTCGGCTACCTCATCAACAACGCGCGGGAGTTCCTGCGCACCGACGTCGTGGTCGTCGGCCTCGTCCTGTACGCCCTGCTCGGCCTGGTCACCGACGCGCTGGTCCGGCTGCTCGAACGGAAGGTGCTGCGGTGGCGAACCCGGTAG
- a CDS encoding ABC transporter ATP-binding protein — protein sequence MANPVAEVRDLTKRFGDRTVLSGLDLTVERGEFVALLGRSGSGKSTLLRVLAGLDADVEGTADVTGTVSVAFQQPRLLPWRKVWRNVVLGLRQDGVSKARNRALAEKALAEVHLTEHADDWPLTLSGGEAQRVSLARALVREPDLLLLDEPFGALDALTRIAMHGLVLDLWRRHRPGVLLVTHDVDEALRLADRVLVLDGGRIVATHRPRETDDHDDFRRRVLADLGVTEDAVA from the coding sequence GTGGCGAACCCGGTAGCCGAGGTCCGCGACCTCACGAAGCGGTTCGGCGACCGCACCGTCCTCAGTGGACTCGACCTGACCGTGGAGCGCGGCGAGTTCGTCGCCCTGCTGGGCCGCAGCGGCTCCGGCAAGTCGACGCTGCTGCGCGTCCTGGCCGGCCTCGACGCCGACGTCGAGGGAACCGCGGACGTCACCGGGACCGTCTCGGTCGCGTTCCAGCAGCCGAGACTGCTGCCGTGGCGGAAGGTCTGGCGCAACGTCGTCCTCGGCCTGCGCCAGGACGGCGTCAGCAAGGCCCGCAACCGGGCACTGGCCGAGAAAGCGCTTGCCGAGGTCCACCTGACCGAGCACGCCGACGACTGGCCGCTCACGCTGTCCGGCGGGGAGGCGCAGCGCGTGTCGCTGGCCCGCGCGCTGGTGCGCGAACCCGATCTGCTGCTGCTCGACGAGCCGTTCGGTGCCCTCGACGCGCTGACCCGCATCGCGATGCACGGCCTGGTGCTGGACCTCTGGCGGCGGCACCGGCCGGGCGTGCTGCTGGTGACCCACGACGTCGACGAGGCCCTGCGCCTCGCCGACCGGGTCCTGGTACTCGACGGCGGCCGGATCGTGGCCACCCACCGGCCGCGTGAGACCGACGACCACGACGACTTCCGCCGGCGCGTGCTGGCCGACCTGGGAGTGACCGAAGATGCTGTGGCGTAG
- a CDS encoding ABC transporter substrate-binding protein, protein MLWRRGVAVAAAALVLAGCGSAASTDQAAVPGPVSAADLAKVTLKVGDQKGGVKSLLTAAGQLDGLPYKIEWSTFTSGPPLLEAASAGAIDIGRVGNTPPIFAAAAKAKIAVVSVARSNVTREAVLVPPDSPLTDVASLKGKTIGVAKGSSAHGQLLNTLRNHGLSTKDVKVSFLQPSEAYAAFTQHTIDAWAIWDPYTAQAEIEAKARVLADGRGASNGLAFETASTTALADPGKNSAIRDLVVRVVKAQKWADTHRPEWAAAWAKETGLKLEVARKAVDAGRDQPIALDDSVIASEQQLADTFTDEKTLPGKVDFAAFVDRRFAPDLDQARSNG, encoded by the coding sequence ATGCTGTGGCGTAGAGGAGTAGCCGTCGCGGCGGCCGCACTGGTGCTGGCCGGGTGCGGCTCGGCGGCCAGTACCGACCAGGCGGCCGTGCCGGGCCCGGTGAGCGCGGCGGACCTGGCGAAGGTCACGCTCAAGGTCGGTGACCAGAAGGGCGGCGTCAAGTCGCTGCTCACCGCGGCCGGCCAGCTGGACGGCCTGCCCTACAAGATCGAATGGTCCACGTTCACCTCGGGACCGCCGCTGCTGGAAGCGGCGTCGGCCGGCGCGATCGACATCGGCCGCGTCGGCAACACCCCGCCGATCTTCGCCGCCGCGGCGAAGGCCAAGATCGCTGTCGTCAGCGTCGCGCGCAGCAACGTCACGCGGGAGGCCGTCCTCGTCCCGCCCGACTCGCCGCTGACGGACGTCGCTTCGCTCAAGGGCAAGACGATCGGGGTCGCGAAGGGCAGCTCGGCGCACGGCCAGCTGCTGAACACGCTGCGCAACCACGGCCTGTCCACCAAGGACGTCAAGGTGAGCTTCCTGCAGCCGTCGGAGGCCTACGCCGCGTTCACCCAGCACACGATCGACGCGTGGGCGATCTGGGACCCGTACACGGCACAGGCCGAGATCGAGGCGAAGGCACGGGTGCTCGCCGACGGGCGCGGGGCGTCCAACGGCCTGGCCTTCGAAACCGCGAGTACGACGGCGCTGGCCGACCCCGGCAAGAACTCGGCGATCCGCGACCTGGTGGTCCGGGTGGTCAAGGCGCAGAAGTGGGCCGACACGCACCGCCCGGAGTGGGCGGCGGCCTGGGCCAAGGAGACCGGGCTGAAGCTCGAAGTGGCGCGGAAGGCGGTGGACGCGGGCCGCGACCAGCCGATCGCGCTCGACGACTCCGTGATCGCGTCCGAGCAGCAGCTCGCGGACACCTTCACCGACGAGAAGACGCTGCCGGGCAAGGTGGACTTCGCGGCGTTCGTCGACCGGCGGTTCGCCCCCGACCTGGACCAGGCGAGGAGCAACGGATGA
- a CDS encoding LLM class flavin-dependent oxidoreductase has protein sequence MSIRLHWFLPTSGDGRTIVERFHANRSQGPSAQRRPDLDYLAQVARAAERQGFEGVLTPTGTWCEDAWLTTAALIRETTRLKFLVAFRPGVISPTLAAQMAGTFQRLSEGRVLLNIVTGGDAVEQRRFGDWHEHDARYARTDEFLTIVRGVWSGQPFTFEGEHLRVEGATTLAAPDPVPPIYFGGSSPAALPVAARHADVYLTWGEPPAQVAEKIAKVRELAGDRPIRFGVRLHTISRDTSAEAWAEAQKLLDALSPDQVAKAQAQLAASESVGQQRMVALHGGRTDGGVRGLEIHPNLWAGVGLVRGGAGTALVGSHAEVADLIEEYHSVGVSEFVLSGYPHLEEAYWFGDGVRPELARRGLVKEY, from the coding sequence ATGAGCATCAGGCTGCACTGGTTCCTGCCCACCAGCGGCGACGGCCGCACGATCGTGGAACGCTTCCACGCCAACCGGTCCCAGGGCCCGTCGGCGCAGCGCCGGCCCGATCTCGACTACCTCGCCCAGGTCGCCCGGGCGGCCGAGCGCCAGGGTTTCGAAGGGGTGCTGACCCCGACCGGCACGTGGTGCGAAGACGCCTGGCTCACCACGGCCGCGCTGATCCGCGAGACGACCCGGCTGAAGTTCCTGGTCGCGTTCCGCCCCGGCGTCATCTCCCCGACGCTCGCCGCCCAGATGGCGGGGACGTTCCAGCGGCTGTCCGAGGGGCGGGTGCTGCTCAACATCGTCACCGGCGGCGACGCCGTGGAGCAGCGGCGCTTCGGCGACTGGCACGAGCACGACGCCCGGTACGCCCGCACCGACGAGTTCCTGACCATCGTCCGCGGGGTGTGGTCGGGGCAGCCGTTCACGTTCGAGGGCGAGCACCTGCGGGTCGAAGGCGCGACGACGCTGGCCGCGCCGGACCCGGTGCCGCCGATCTACTTCGGAGGCTCGTCGCCGGCCGCGCTGCCGGTCGCGGCCCGGCACGCCGACGTCTACCTGACCTGGGGCGAGCCGCCCGCGCAGGTCGCGGAGAAGATCGCGAAGGTGCGCGAGCTGGCCGGGGACCGGCCGATCCGGTTCGGCGTGCGGCTGCACACGATCTCGCGCGACACCTCGGCCGAAGCCTGGGCGGAGGCGCAGAAGCTCCTGGACGCGCTGAGCCCGGACCAGGTGGCCAAGGCGCAGGCACAGCTGGCGGCGAGCGAGTCGGTGGGGCAGCAGCGGATGGTCGCGCTGCACGGCGGCCGCACCGACGGCGGCGTCCGCGGGCTCGAGATCCACCCGAACCTGTGGGCCGGGGTCGGCCTGGTCCGCGGCGGCGCCGGCACCGCGCTGGTCGGCAGCCACGCCGAGGTCGCCGACTTGATCGAGGAGTACCACAGCGTCGGCGTGAGCGAGTTCGTGCTGTCGGGCTACCCGCACCTGGAGGAGGCGTACTGGTTCGGCGACGGCGTCCGGCCCGAGCTGGCCCGCCGCGGATTGGTGAAGGAGTACTAA
- a CDS encoding class F sortase, translated as MRADLATLLVVALLATGCSAAPAAPPPAAPAPSASSVATGPLPLPAAPDVRPVRLRIPAIGVDAAALVPLGLGADHQLEAPARFEDVGWYSAGPVPGDPGPAVIAAHVDSRSGPAPFFRLRDLRGGDQVFVARSDGQETRFAVDAVQRYPKDAFPTGAVYGPAPGSALRLITCGGSFDAAKRSYRDNIVVYASTRWG; from the coding sequence GTGCGCGCTGACCTCGCCACCCTGCTCGTCGTCGCACTGCTGGCCACCGGCTGTTCGGCGGCTCCGGCCGCGCCGCCACCCGCCGCCCCGGCCCCCTCCGCGTCCTCGGTGGCGACCGGGCCCCTGCCGCTGCCGGCCGCGCCCGACGTCCGCCCGGTACGGCTGCGGATCCCCGCCATCGGCGTCGACGCGGCCGCGCTCGTCCCGCTCGGGCTGGGCGCGGACCACCAGCTCGAAGCACCCGCGCGCTTCGAGGACGTCGGCTGGTACTCCGCCGGGCCGGTCCCGGGCGACCCCGGCCCGGCGGTGATCGCCGCGCACGTCGACTCCCGGTCCGGCCCGGCGCCGTTCTTCCGGCTGCGCGACCTGCGTGGCGGCGACCAGGTGTTCGTCGCGCGCTCGGACGGCCAGGAGACCCGGTTCGCCGTGGACGCCGTCCAGCGCTACCCGAAGGACGCGTTCCCGACCGGCGCGGTGTACGGGCCCGCGCCGGGCAGCGCGCTGCGGCTCATCACCTGTGGCGGCAGCTTCGACGCGGCGAAACGCTCGTACCGCGACAACATCGTCGTCTACGCCTCGACCCGCTGGGGTTAG
- a CDS encoding DUF4397 domain-containing protein, with product MRTLLRPGGLTAAALLLVALTPVTAEAATAPGPGVGWIRVGHLSPKVPPVDIYFAPFGQAEKVVIRKAGYGAVTPYSSLDPGKYTLSMRPADASSSTPPALTATIEVAERSAYSLLVFANGPDGTLKGDLVTDDLTPPAAGRGRVRVVEGSAAIAPVTVAGPQGVTLAQNAAYGQTSSYVDVPEGRWPLQLSGGAVKSSADVDVKAGSSTTLLVTENAGTLKANPISDGASLPEPPKLGVETGGGGTAPSSIPLWPALAAAGLLAALLAGRRAARAR from the coding sequence ATGCGCACCCTGCTCAGACCCGGCGGGCTGACCGCCGCGGCCCTCCTTCTCGTCGCGCTCACGCCGGTGACGGCTGAGGCGGCGACCGCGCCCGGCCCGGGCGTCGGCTGGATCCGGGTCGGCCACCTCTCGCCGAAGGTGCCGCCGGTGGACATCTACTTCGCCCCCTTCGGGCAGGCCGAGAAGGTCGTCATCCGCAAGGCGGGCTACGGCGCGGTCACGCCGTACTCCTCGCTGGACCCCGGCAAGTACACGCTGTCGATGCGGCCCGCCGACGCCTCCTCGAGCACGCCGCCCGCGCTGACGGCCACCATCGAGGTCGCCGAGCGCAGCGCCTATTCGTTGCTGGTCTTCGCGAACGGACCCGACGGGACGCTCAAGGGCGACCTGGTCACCGACGACCTGACCCCGCCCGCCGCCGGCCGGGGCCGCGTCCGGGTCGTCGAAGGGTCGGCGGCGATCGCGCCGGTCACCGTCGCCGGGCCGCAGGGCGTCACCCTCGCGCAGAACGCGGCCTACGGCCAGACTTCGTCCTATGTGGACGTCCCGGAAGGGCGCTGGCCGCTGCAGCTGTCCGGTGGCGCGGTGAAGTCGAGCGCCGACGTCGACGTCAAGGCCGGGTCGTCGACGACACTGCTGGTCACCGAGAACGCCGGCACGCTGAAGGCGAACCCCATCTCCGACGGCGCGTCGCTGCCCGAACCGCCGAAGCTCGGCGTCGAGACCGGCGGCGGTGGCACCGCGCCGTCGTCCATCCCGCTGTGGCCGGCGCTGGCGGCGGCCGGGCTGCTGGCCGCGCTGCTCGCGGGACGCCGGGCGGCTCGTGCGCGCTGA
- a CDS encoding glycosyl transferase, whose protein sequence is MAQHSRGTTDQGRSPATLPGPAVTGFSAAHRLLSLDIVLALLALAGGLRVLYLAAPAPALPAEASNVAHAYALGHLTPFTDAGGAGVSPFGWWQLSAYTMVTDAFGRSASALAAVREAVLVAALLSALLLWFLARRLGLTRWAAAAAVLLLAASPLALGLHRLVVVEHLAVVWALGALVLVTTPGARIRHDALAALCLLAAVLTSPLALVFLPAAGWLLVRRAPARAALVAVLLNLGLGLAFGPAAGVLRPHLADGGRPSIADWVALDPAWAVLSTMALVAALAVTALRPFAVSGLLLVAALFVPGVPDTAVLALLLPLTPLLLAAVVQAVSRQRVPAHRWHPGRRPGTVPAAVVLLAVVAAGWSYGYPALHPTTDRAGPLAGAQEWLRANASGARVLVDDGAWAELAKAGWPTGLLVPPAACAATCPPAEWAVFAGGTAEVRGRHPAVGAALAEAGVTAVFGTGDRAVTISRLGLPAADPAAPSEESARTHAGEALAASTRISLPPDASAVLRAGHVDPRLIATIAALAAIRPVSVGAFPAVPGEDPAGQPRRRVLLTAAKDAVAAFYTGQRDLFRPSSVTETADGVLVTYPLFAPPGLLVPFSSP, encoded by the coding sequence ATGGCCCAGCACAGCCGGGGGACGACCGACCAGGGCCGCTCCCCCGCGACGCTTCCCGGACCGGCGGTCACCGGCTTCTCCGCCGCGCACCGGCTGCTGTCGCTCGACATCGTGCTCGCGCTCCTGGCGCTGGCCGGTGGCCTGCGGGTGCTGTACCTCGCCGCGCCCGCGCCGGCCCTGCCCGCCGAGGCCTCGAACGTCGCCCACGCCTACGCGCTCGGCCACCTCACCCCGTTCACCGACGCGGGCGGCGCCGGGGTCAGCCCGTTCGGCTGGTGGCAGCTTTCGGCCTACACCATGGTCACCGACGCGTTCGGGCGGTCGGCGTCGGCGCTGGCGGCCGTCCGCGAAGCGGTGCTCGTCGCCGCGCTGCTCAGCGCCCTGCTGCTCTGGTTCCTGGCGCGCCGGCTCGGCTTGACGCGGTGGGCGGCGGCGGCCGCGGTGCTGCTGCTCGCGGCGTCCCCGCTCGCGCTCGGCCTGCACCGGCTGGTCGTCGTCGAACACCTGGCGGTGGTGTGGGCACTCGGCGCGCTGGTGCTCGTCACCACGCCCGGAGCCCGGATCCGGCACGACGCGCTGGCCGCGCTCTGCCTGCTCGCGGCCGTGCTCACTTCGCCGCTGGCGCTGGTCTTCCTGCCCGCGGCGGGCTGGCTGCTGGTGCGCCGCGCGCCCGCCCGCGCGGCCTTGGTGGCGGTGCTGCTCAACCTCGGGCTGGGCCTCGCGTTCGGCCCGGCGGCCGGCGTGCTCCGGCCGCACCTCGCCGACGGCGGCCGCCCGTCGATCGCCGACTGGGTCGCCCTCGACCCGGCGTGGGCGGTGCTCTCGACGATGGCGCTGGTGGCCGCGCTGGCCGTGACCGCCTTGCGGCCGTTCGCGGTGTCGGGCCTGCTTCTGGTCGCGGCCTTGTTCGTGCCCGGCGTGCCGGACACCGCCGTGCTCGCGCTGCTGCTGCCCCTCACCCCGCTGCTGCTGGCCGCGGTCGTCCAAGCCGTGTCCCGGCAACGCGTCCCGGCGCACCGGTGGCACCCCGGCCGCCGTCCCGGGACGGTGCCGGCCGCGGTCGTCCTCCTCGCCGTGGTCGCCGCCGGCTGGAGCTACGGCTACCCGGCCCTGCACCCGACGACCGACCGCGCCGGACCGCTGGCCGGAGCCCAGGAGTGGTTGCGCGCCAACGCTTCCGGCGCCCGGGTCCTGGTCGACGACGGCGCCTGGGCGGAACTCGCCAAGGCCGGCTGGCCGACCGGGCTGCTCGTCCCGCCCGCCGCGTGCGCGGCCACCTGCCCGCCCGCCGAGTGGGCGGTCTTCGCCGGCGGCACGGCCGAAGTCCGCGGCCGCCACCCGGCCGTCGGCGCCGCTCTGGCGGAGGCCGGCGTGACCGCGGTGTTCGGCACCGGCGACCGCGCGGTCACCATCTCGCGCCTCGGCCTGCCCGCCGCCGACCCGGCCGCGCCGTCGGAGGAGTCCGCCCGCACCCACGCGGGCGAAGCCCTCGCGGCGTCGACGCGGATCAGCCTGCCCCCGGACGCCTCCGCCGTGCTGCGCGCGGGCCACGTCGACCCGCGGCTGATCGCGACGATCGCCGCGCTCGCGGCGATCCGGCCGGTCAGCGTCGGGGCGTTCCCCGCCGTCCCCGGCGAAGACCCCGCCGGGCAGCCACGCCGCCGGGTGCTCCTGACGGCGGCCAAGGACGCCGTGGCCGCGTTCTACACCGGCCAGCGCGACCTGTTCCGCCCGTCCTCGGTCACCGAAACGGCCGACGGCGTGCTCGTCACGTACCCGCTGTTCGCACCCCCGGGACTGCTGGTCCCGTTCTCCTCACCCTGA
- a CDS encoding IclR family transcriptional regulator, protein MRTAGRNDGASGDGLVAARLTALLEAFRPGDEALGVSELARRTGLAKTTVHRLVGHLTGTGLLERDDGAVRLGLRLFEIGQLASPRRGLVEAARPYLADLREATRNTVHLAMLEGTEVVYLDVLRGPDAPTLPSRIGGRFPAHATGVGKAILAFSPESVVNQVIDAGLPRLSPKTITAPGLLRRQLTRVREDGIALEREESGVGVVCAASPLLDSHGVAVAAVSISGWANRMRTERVAPAVRTVALALTRTLSGSTRDSRK, encoded by the coding sequence ATGCGTACCGCTGGGCGGAACGACGGCGCGAGCGGCGACGGCCTCGTCGCGGCCCGGCTCACCGCGCTCCTGGAAGCCTTCCGGCCCGGTGACGAGGCACTCGGCGTCTCCGAACTGGCCCGCCGGACCGGGCTGGCGAAGACGACGGTGCACCGGCTCGTCGGGCACCTCACCGGCACCGGCCTCCTCGAGCGCGACGACGGCGCGGTGCGGCTCGGGCTGCGGCTGTTCGAAATCGGCCAGCTGGCCTCACCCCGCCGGGGGCTGGTCGAGGCGGCCCGCCCCTACCTCGCCGACCTCCGCGAAGCCACGCGCAACACCGTCCACCTCGCGATGCTCGAAGGCACCGAAGTGGTCTACCTGGACGTCCTGCGCGGTCCGGACGCGCCGACGCTGCCCTCGCGCATCGGCGGCCGGTTCCCCGCGCACGCCACCGGAGTCGGCAAGGCGATCCTCGCGTTTTCTCCGGAATCCGTGGTGAACCAGGTGATCGACGCCGGATTGCCCAGGTTGAGCCCGAAGACGATCACCGCGCCCGGCCTGCTTCGCCGTCAGCTCACCCGGGTCCGCGAGGACGGGATCGCCTTGGAGCGCGAGGAATCCGGCGTCGGCGTCGTGTGCGCGGCGAGCCCGCTGCTCGACTCCCACGGCGTCGCGGTCGCCGCCGTGTCGATTTCCGGCTGGGCCAACCGGATGCGGACCGAACGGGTCGCGCCCGCCGTCCGGACGGTCGCGCTCGCGCTGACCCGGACACTTTCCGGCTCCACTCGGGACAGTCGGAAATAA
- a CDS encoding TetR/AcrR family transcriptional regulator, giving the protein MPGRTWAGTTLDDRKALRREQLVAAGLELLGTEGSAGTSVRAVCRHAKLTERYFYESFTDREELVAAVYEHVGEQARQALVDAVRDAPTPVLRAENAVRAFVELIVDDPRRGRVLLLAPLTDPALTRRGLHLLPVFAALVGEQLSHGDETERRMTAIGLVGALSNVFIAYLDGSLKVSRERLVAHCVKLVLGADDH; this is encoded by the coding sequence ATGCCGGGCCGCACGTGGGCGGGCACGACCCTGGACGACCGGAAGGCGCTGCGGCGCGAGCAGCTCGTGGCCGCGGGTCTCGAACTGCTGGGCACCGAAGGCTCGGCCGGGACAAGCGTCCGCGCGGTGTGCCGGCACGCGAAGCTGACCGAGCGCTACTTCTACGAGAGCTTCACCGACCGCGAAGAACTCGTCGCGGCGGTGTACGAGCACGTCGGCGAGCAGGCCCGGCAGGCGCTGGTCGACGCGGTCCGGGACGCGCCGACCCCGGTCCTGCGCGCCGAGAACGCCGTGCGCGCGTTCGTCGAGCTGATCGTCGACGACCCGCGCCGGGGCCGGGTCCTGCTGCTCGCCCCGCTGACCGACCCCGCGCTCACCCGCCGGGGCCTGCACCTGCTGCCGGTCTTCGCCGCACTCGTCGGCGAGCAGCTGTCCCACGGCGACGAGACCGAACGCCGGATGACCGCCATCGGGCTGGTCGGCGCGCTGAGCAACGTCTTCATCGCCTACCTCGACGGCTCGCTGAAGGTCTCGCGCGAGCGGCTCGTCGCCCACTGCGTGAAACTCGTGCTCGGCGCCGACGACCACTGA
- a CDS encoding oxygenase MpaB family protein, translating to MTPEPLGPDSLTWKYFGDWRGLLIALWAGSMQNMHPGLGAGVEQHSRFFEERWQRLFRSLYPIGGVVYDGPRAHATALEVRGYHDRIKGVDAQGRRYHALDPNTYYWAHSTFFVSTILIADHFMGGIGEAEKRRLFDEHVTWWRMYAMSMRPVPESWEDFQRYWKHMCAEVLEDNKATRDVLDLRGIAKPPFLPWLPDPLWRPVSALVARNFVWLTTGLYDREIRDLLGLRWSERDARRHRRVGKLINAVFKLVPHDRRYHPRARAGWRRVRGEVAPDAALVETPRRNLPPLSERGKPEHYAPNV from the coding sequence ATGACGCCGGAACCCCTGGGGCCCGACTCGCTGACCTGGAAGTACTTCGGCGACTGGCGCGGCCTGCTCATCGCGCTGTGGGCCGGATCGATGCAGAACATGCACCCCGGCCTCGGCGCCGGCGTCGAGCAGCACTCGCGGTTCTTCGAGGAACGCTGGCAGCGGCTCTTCCGCTCGCTCTACCCCATCGGCGGAGTCGTCTACGACGGCCCGCGTGCCCACGCGACGGCCCTCGAAGTGCGCGGCTACCACGACCGCATCAAGGGCGTCGACGCGCAAGGCCGGCGATACCACGCGCTCGACCCCAACACCTACTACTGGGCGCACTCGACGTTCTTCGTCAGCACGATCCTCATCGCCGACCACTTCATGGGCGGGATCGGCGAGGCCGAAAAGCGCCGGCTGTTCGACGAGCACGTCACGTGGTGGCGGATGTACGCCATGAGCATGCGGCCGGTGCCGGAGAGCTGGGAGGACTTCCAGCGCTACTGGAAGCACATGTGCGCCGAGGTCCTGGAGGACAACAAGGCCACCCGCGACGTCCTCGACCTGCGGGGGATCGCGAAGCCGCCGTTCCTGCCGTGGCTGCCGGACCCGCTCTGGCGGCCGGTGAGCGCGCTGGTCGCGCGCAATTTCGTGTGGTTGACCACCGGCCTCTACGACCGCGAGATCCGGGACCTGCTCGGTCTGCGGTGGTCGGAGCGGGACGCGCGGCGGCACCGCCGCGTGGGGAAGCTGATCAACGCCGTGTTCAAGCTCGTCCCGCACGACCGCCGCTACCACCCGCGGGCCCGGGCCGGCTGGCGCCGCGTGCGCGGCGAGGTGGCTCCGGACGCCGCCTTGGTCGAGACTCCACGGAGGAACCTGCCCCCGCTGTCCGAGCGGGGCAAGCCCGAGCACTACGCGCCGAACGTCTAG
- a CDS encoding LLM class F420-dependent oxidoreductase, producing MKLGFHIGYWGSGPTPGALEAVLKAEELGFDSVWTAEAYGSDAFTPLAWYGSSTSRIRLGTNIVQMAARTPTATAMSALTIDHLSGGRMVLGLGASGPQVVEGWYGQPYPKPLARTREYVDIVRQVIAREAPVTLDGQHFQLPLKGGTGLGKALKPTVHPLRKEIPIHLAAEGPKNVALSAEIGDGWLPLFFSPKSNAFYKAALEEGFARPGARHTLETFEVPCSIPVIVHDDVEEAASWIKPSLALYIGGMGAKSVNFHHDVFARLGYEDVADKVQELYLAGRKDEATAAIPTSLVEDTSLIGPPSKIRDELQAWEETVVTQLLLRGDAATLTKIADALS from the coding sequence GTGAAGCTGGGATTCCACATCGGGTACTGGGGCAGCGGCCCGACCCCGGGCGCGCTGGAGGCCGTCCTCAAGGCCGAGGAGCTCGGCTTCGACTCGGTGTGGACGGCGGAGGCGTACGGCTCGGACGCGTTCACGCCGCTGGCCTGGTACGGCTCGTCGACCAGCCGGATCCGGCTCGGCACCAACATCGTCCAGATGGCCGCGCGCACGCCGACGGCCACGGCGATGAGCGCGCTGACGATCGACCACCTCTCCGGCGGCCGGATGGTGCTCGGGCTCGGCGCGTCCGGCCCGCAGGTCGTCGAAGGCTGGTACGGCCAGCCGTACCCGAAGCCACTGGCGCGGACGCGGGAGTACGTCGACATCGTCCGGCAGGTGATCGCCCGCGAAGCCCCGGTGACCCTGGACGGCCAGCACTTCCAGCTGCCGTTGAAGGGCGGGACCGGGCTCGGGAAGGCGCTGAAGCCGACGGTCCACCCGCTGCGCAAGGAGATCCCGATCCACCTGGCCGCCGAGGGCCCGAAGAACGTCGCCCTGTCGGCGGAGATCGGCGACGGCTGGCTGCCGCTGTTCTTCTCGCCGAAGAGCAACGCCTTCTACAAGGCCGCGCTGGAAGAGGGCTTCGCCCGGCCGGGCGCCCGGCACACCCTGGAGACGTTCGAGGTGCCGTGCTCGATCCCGGTGATCGTGCACGACGACGTCGAGGAGGCGGCTTCGTGGATCAAGCCGTCGCTGGCGTTGTACATCGGCGGGATGGGCGCGAAGAGCGTCAACTTCCACCACGACGTCTTCGCGCGGCTGGGGTACGAGGACGTGGCGGACAAGGTGCAGGAGCTGTACCTGGCCGGGCGCAAGGACGAGGCGACGGCCGCGATCCCGACGTCGCTCGTGGAGGACACGTCGCTGATCGGGCCGCCGTCGAAGATCCGGGACGAGCTGCAGGCGTGGGAGGAAACCGTCGTCACGCAGCTCCTCCTGCGCGGTGACGCGGCGACGCTGACGAAGATCGCCGACGCGCTTTCGTGA